TAGAAAAAGCAATTAAGGGAATGATTCCACATACCAAATTAGGACGTAAACAAGGTGTTAATTTATTTGTTTATGCAGGAACTGAACATAAACATCAAGCTCAAAAACCAGAAAAATTAGAGGTGGTAACTAAATAATGAATAACATAGTTGCATACAAAGGACTTGGAAGAAGAAAATCTTCAACAGCAAGAGTTACTTTAAAAAGTGGAACAGGACAATTTATTATCAATAAAATTCCAGCTAAACAATATTTAATGCAAGACTTATTAATTAAAGATGCATTACAACCATTTACAATTACTGAAACAGAAAATACTTTTGATATTTATGTGACAGCGAAAGGCGGGGGACTTTCAGGTCAAGCCGGTGCTATTAGACTAGGTATTGCTAGAGCGCTTCTTGAAGCATCAGAAGACTACAAAGCTAAATTAAAAGAATTTAAAATGCTCACAAGAGATGCGAGAAGTAAAGAGCGTAAAAAATATGGACTTAGAAAAGCTCGTAGAGCAAGACAATTTTCAAAACGTTAATATTAAAAAAATATATAATAATTATATTTTTTTGGTATAATGTAAAAGCAAATTTATTTTTATTTTAAATTATGCTTTTTTATATTGGGAGCGTAGCTCAGATGGTTAGAGCACACGACTGATAATCGTGAGGTCGATGGTTCGATCCCATTCGTTCCCACCATTTCATATAACATGGCCAAACACAATTTTGAAATAAATTGTGTTTTTATTTCTTTTTTTAAAAAAAATGTATATAATTAATTGGCAAATAAAAATTGCAGAAAGTAGATTCACTTCTCACCTAAGGAAATTTCAGCCTGGGTATACTACAATTTATTATTTTTTGTTTTAATAAGAAATTAAAACAATTAATTATTTTATAATAATAATTGATAGTTAACAAGAAGTGGAATAATCCACTTTTTATTTATATTTATTGATTTTAAGGAGAAAATATTAATAAACTAAATAATAAAAAAAAGCCTCAACCAGAACACATGGTAAATGATGCTATCCCTTTCAAAAAAATGTTTGTTATTGATCATAATAATGAGCAAATTGGGGTTGTGACTAAAGAAGATGCAATTCAATTGGCAAAAGATCAAAAATTAGATCTTGTTGTTATTACAATTGATAATACCACTTCAATTCCAAGACCTATTGCTAAAATTATGGACTATGGTAAATTTAAATATGAAAGAAAAAAGAAACAGAAACAACAAAAGGAAAAACAAACTTTTGTTAATAACAAAGAAATTAGACTTTCAGTTAGAATCAACATCAAAGATATTGAAACTAAAGCAAAAAAAGCAAGAGAATTTTTATTAGATGGTGATAGAGTTAAAGTTTCACTTAAATTTAAAGGTCGTGAAATATCACGTCCAGAAAATGGTAAAAAAATTCTCGATCAATTTTATGAATTTGTTGAAGATATAGCTAAAATTACAAAAGACAGCCAACCTAATGAACGTTTTTTAGATATGTACATTGAAAGAGATAAAAAGAAAAAACCACATTTAACAAGTTCCAAAGTTGAAAAAGAACTTCAAAAAGAAGAGAAAGGAAAAAGTGTAGATAATGCCAAAGATGAAAACTAAATCTGCTTTAAAAAAGAGATTAAAAAAAACAGGTAGTGGAAAAGTTAAAAGAGGTAACGCATATAGATCACATCTAGCACAAAATAAAACAACTAAACAAAAAAGACAATCAAGAAAAGCTGGATTATTATCACATTCAGATTTAAAAAGATTAAAAGGTTTATTTTAAAATACTAGTTAAAGAGATAAAACAAGAAGGAAAAGAATTATGAGAGTAAAAGGCGGAACAGTCACAAGACAAAGAAGAAAAAAATGAATAAAACTAGCTAAAGGTTATTGAGGGCATAAATCAATTGGATTTAAAGTAGCTAAACAAGCAGTTGTTAAATCATGAACTTATGCTTTTAGAGATAGAAAACAAGTTAAAAGAGAATTTAGAAAATTATGAATTGCTAGAATTAATGCTGCATCAAGGCCACTTGGGATTACTTATTCTCAATTAATTAACAAACTTAAAAAAGCTAACATTGAAATAAATAGAAAAATGTTGTCTGAATTAGCAATTCACCAACCTGAAGTGTTTAATTCAATTGTAAAGCAAGCACAAAATAATTCAAAATAAGGAGAGTCATGGCAAGAAGAGATGATATCACAGGCAAAGGTCCAATGGTTGGTAACAATAGATCACATGCTTTAAATGCAACAAAAAGAACTTTTAGACTTAATTTACAAAAAATCAAAATTACTGATGGAAATGGCAGACCTATTACCTTAAAAGTTAGTGCTAAAACTGCTAAGACATTACGTAAAAAAGGAATAATAGGCTAAAAAAACTAAAAAAAACAAAGAAAATATTATTTTTTTTAATAGTTCTTTGTTTTTTAAATTATAATTTTTACATTATGAAAAAAATTTTATTAAACAAAAAAGTATTATTTACATTAGGAGCAATTTTACCTTTATCAATGGTGGGAATTGCAAGTTCATGTGGAGTTAAAAATTTCTCCGAACCTAAAAATACTGTTTCTAATATCGAAACTTTAGTAAAAGATAATAAAACTTCAATTGAAACAGCATCAAAAGATGATGCAAAACACAACAAGTTAAAAATTCAATTATTAACAGCAGCAGGAGCTGTTAATGACCAAAGTTTTAACCAATCAATTTGAGAAGCTTTACAAAGTTTTGGATATTTAGCAGGTTTAACAACAAGTGAAGTTAAATATACTAACTCACCATCACAAGATAGATTGCATGATTTTTATGATAGAATGCTAAAATCAGATTCAAATGTTTGAGTTCTTTCTGGATTTAACCATGGGTTACCTGAAAATTCATTTGTTGATTGATATGCAAAACCAGAAAATAAAGGAAAATTTGATGCAAAAAATATTACAGTTGTAGGTATTGATTTTAATTTAGATGAATCAAAAATTGCACCTGGAAAATTTATTACTATTAAATATAGAACAAATGAAGCAGGTTGAATTGCTGGGTATGCAGCATCTAAATTCTTAGCTGATATTGAAACTGAAGTAAGTAAAAGAACATTAGCAACTTTTGGTGGTGGTAATGAAGCTGGTGTTACAGATTTTATTGCAGGGTTTTTAGGTGGTATTAACTATTGAAATACAAACAATAGTGATAAAAAAGTTAAATTATCACATAATGCATTAACCTTAGACACAGGTTTCGATACTGGAAAATCAGAAAAAACAAATGCTGTTAAAAGTATTGTAACAACAAACAACCCTAGAATAATTTTACCTGTTGCAGGTCCATTCACTGCTACAGTGTTAGAATCAATGGGTGAAAGTCAATATGTAATTGGTGTTGATACAGACCAATCAAAAGCATTTAAAGATAAAAGTGCAAAATTCTTTACATCTATAGAAAAAAGATTAGGGGATACTTTATTTAGAGTTATAAGAGATTTATACTTAAAAGACAAAGCATCTGACACATTGATTACTGGCTTTGAAAAAGGTGTAAAATCATTAAATATATTCTCCGGTAGATCAGATAAAGCTGTTAGTGTTTCTGAAAACTCATTTGGTGAAGGTGATAACAAAACTAAAGCTGATGCAGCTTTAGCTGAAGCAAAAGATAAATTTACCACATTAACCAATGGTAAAACTACCGCAAAAGACATTGCTGATGCTTTAGGAACACCATATATGCATGAAGGATCAACAAATGACCAAGTTAGCCACTTGAATTATTTTGTTAAAAAAATTAATGGTTTAGATATAACAGAAGAAGAAAAAACAAAATGAGAAAAAACTACTCCTGATAAAAAAGAAGAAAATAAGGATGAGAAATTACATGGTGATGATCCAAACGCGGGAAGTGATTCAAATAACGATACATCTACAGAAGTAAAACCACAAGATACAGAAAAACCAAAAGAAGATAAAAGTAATAAAGATGCTAACGCTGAAAATAGCACTGGTGATGTAGGAAGTGACACAAAAACACAAAAAGGTGACACAACAGAAGACAATAATAAATCAGAAAGTGGATCAAGCGACAAAACTTCTAGTGACACAACTAAAGACATGGCGCAGCCTGATACAACAGAACAAACAGGTAATGATAAAGTAAATACTACCCCAAATACAGAAGGAACTGAATCAAGAGAAAGCGGATCAAGTAGTGGTAACTCCGATAACACAGGAGATAAAGCTAATACATCAGAAGAAACTCAAACTACAGAAACTGGATCAAGCGACAAAACTTCTAGTGACACAACTAAAGACATGGCGCAGCCTGATACAACAGAACAAACAGGTAATGATAAAGTAAATACTACCCCAAATACAGAAGGAACTGAATCAACAGAAAGCGGATCAAGTGGTGGTAACTCCGATAACACAGGAGATAAAGCTAATACATCAGAAGAAACTCAAACTACAGAAACTGGATCAGGCAACGATACTACTGAACAAGCAACCCCACAAACTTAATAAAAATATAAAAAAATATTTTTATTAAATTATTATTTAAAAAAAACAAAACTTTAATTTCGCATTAAGGTTTTGTTTTTTTTAAAAACATTATTAAAATTACAAATCAAAAATAATAAATCATGTTTTCTTATTATTAAATTTTATTAAAATATTTTTTAATTCAAAATTAATATATAAGTGTATAAAAATTAAAATTTAATATTTTTTAACTATTTCCTTTGAAAAAAAAAAAAAAAGTATGATTTTTAAGTAAGGAATTTTAGTTATGATAAATAAAAAAAATACTGCATTTCAATTTTCAAATGATGATGAATGATATACAACGAAAGAAGATGTTCAATATTTTATTAATAAGGCACAAATACCTAAAAATAAAGTAATTTGATGTCCTTTCGACTTAAAAACATCTAATTTTGTTACTGTTTTTAAACAAAATGGTTATAAAGTTATTTATTCACATTTAAATTATGACAAAAGTTTTTATGATTATATCCCAAATAAAAAATTTGATATTATTATTTCTAATCCTCCATTTAGAAATAAATACAAAATATTAGAGAGACTTTTAGAATTAGATAAACCCTG
This Mesomycoplasma neurolyticum DNA region includes the following protein-coding sequences:
- the rpsI gene encoding 30S ribosomal protein S9, whose product is MNNIVAYKGLGRRKSSTARVTLKSGTGQFIINKIPAKQYLMQDLLIKDALQPFTITETENTFDIYVTAKGGGLSGQAGAIRLGIARALLEASEDYKAKLKEFKMLTRDARSKERKKYGLRKARRARQFSKR
- the infC gene encoding translation initiation factor IF-3; this translates as MVNDAIPFKKMFVIDHNNEQIGVVTKEDAIQLAKDQKLDLVVITIDNTTSIPRPIAKIMDYGKFKYERKKKQKQQKEKQTFVNNKEIRLSVRINIKDIETKAKKAREFLLDGDRVKVSLKFKGREISRPENGKKILDQFYEFVEDIAKITKDSQPNERFLDMYIERDKKKKPHLTSSKVEKELQKEEKGKSVDNAKDEN
- the rpmI gene encoding 50S ribosomal protein L35 translates to MPKMKTKSALKKRLKKTGSGKVKRGNAYRSHLAQNKTTKQKRQSRKAGLLSHSDLKRLKGLF
- the rplT gene encoding 50S ribosomal protein L20 — its product is MRVKGGTVTRQRRKKWIKLAKGYWGHKSIGFKVAKQAVVKSWTYAFRDRKQVKREFRKLWIARINAASRPLGITYSQLINKLKKANIEINRKMLSELAIHQPEVFNSIVKQAQNNSK
- the rpmB gene encoding 50S ribosomal protein L28, which produces MARRDDITGKGPMVGNNRSHALNATKRTFRLNLQKIKITDGNGRPITLKVSAKTAKTLRKKGIIG
- a CDS encoding BMP family ABC transporter substrate-binding protein is translated as MKKILLNKKVLFTLGAILPLSMVGIASSCGVKNFSEPKNTVSNIETLVKDNKTSIETASKDDAKHNKLKIQLLTAAGAVNDQSFNQSIWEALQSFGYLAGLTTSEVKYTNSPSQDRLHDFYDRMLKSDSNVWVLSGFNHGLPENSFVDWYAKPENKGKFDAKNITVVGIDFNLDESKIAPGKFITIKYRTNEAGWIAGYAASKFLADIETEVSKRTLATFGGGNEAGVTDFIAGFLGGINYWNTNNSDKKVKLSHNALTLDTGFDTGKSEKTNAVKSIVTTNNPRIILPVAGPFTATVLESMGESQYVIGVDTDQSKAFKDKSAKFFTSIEKRLGDTLFRVIRDLYLKDKASDTLITGFEKGVKSLNIFSGRSDKAVSVSENSFGEGDNKTKADAALAEAKDKFTTLTNGKTTAKDIADALGTPYMHEGSTNDQVSHLNYFVKKINGLDITEEEKTKWEKTTPDKKEENKDEKLHGDDPNAGSDSNNDTSTEVKPQDTEKPKEDKSNKDANAENSTGDVGSDTKTQKGDTTEDNNKSESGSSDKTSSDTTKDMAQPDTTEQTGNDKVNTTPNTEGTESRESGSSSGNSDNTGDKANTSEETQTTETGSSDKTSSDTTKDMAQPDTTEQTGNDKVNTTPNTEGTESTESGSSGGNSDNTGDKANTSEETQTTETGSGNDTTEQATPQT
- a CDS encoding sugar-phosphate nucleotidyltransferase, with amino-acid sequence MINKKNTAFQFSNDDEWYTTKEDVQYFINKAQIPKNKVIWCPFDLKTSNFVTVFKQNGYKVIYSHLNYDKSFYDYIPNKKFDIIISNPPFRNKYKILERLLELDKPWALIFGIQALNSEKFCNKLQEFKRIQYVHLKRRMCFTKDHINYNVKNLQRPSFASMWICNDIFKKDIQVWNGVNYKNDKKEFC